The following are encoded together in the Cololabis saira isolate AMF1-May2022 chromosome 5, fColSai1.1, whole genome shotgun sequence genome:
- the LOC133444857 gene encoding MANSC domain-containing protein 4-like, which translates to MHLLRVSHCDTPGHRLPPGNTEHLLCFLAHQLNDAAPASPARLCFPAMSAARGLLALLALLCHAESRCSPTAYYQDCWIRQFPGVFLDVGESQRRGAQLLRFYLEDSALKCSRSCCVMRNLSCNLAMFHYDNTQENCFHLHCPTLESCILRHGGNTVLYNISNGVDPDLLVFGKYFASNVRVLPHHYSRVNASDPLPSDKRQFIHPPPPAVPPLTSAPSAKLSTPERGGRPATAEQSSSRFTTVPAATAASSSSGKAPPSSASHAQTAPTASATSTAPSFTSTVPSSRHDGPRTSPTFSTTSKRPSTRITTHHHATSDLQLTSSPTAATNSTQSSRQDANNTQVGGDGQKVGGEDAVAAFGPGWHMAAHTLLVAVAICATVLLSCCCLVMLLVSWRGQRKRMGRYRTSCRGKSGSMRLIKYVLVRENC; encoded by the exons ATGCacctcctccgggtgagccactGCGACACACCTGGACACCGACTGCCACCTGGAAATACAGAGCACCTACTCTGTTTTCTCGCTCATCAGCTCAACGATGCTGCCCCTGCTTCTCCAGCCAGGCTGTGTTTCCCCGCCATGAGCGCGGCGCGGGGCTTGCTGGCGCTGCTGGCTCTGCTGTGCCACGCCGAGTCCAGGTGCTCGCCCACCGCGTACTACCAGGACTGCTGGATCCGCCAGTTCCCGGGGGTTTTCCTCGACGTGGGGGAGTCTCAGAGGAGAGGAGCGCAGCTCCTGAGGTTTTATCTGGAGGACTCCGCGCTGAAATGCAGCCGCAGCTGCTGCGTCATGAGAAATC TTTCCTGTAATCTGGCCATGTTTCATTATGACAACACTCAAGAGAACTGCTTCCATCTCCACTGTCCGACACTGGAGAGCTGCATCCTGCGACACGGAGGCAACACGGTCCTCTACAACATCTCAAACG GTGTAGATCCTGATCTGTTGGTGTTTGGAAAATACTTTGCATCTAATGTCCGTGTGTTACCGCACCACTACAGCCGGGTCAACGCCTCGGATCCGTTGCCTTCAGACAAGCGGCAGTTCATCCATCCACCTCCACCTGCCGTACCGCCTCTCACTTCTGCACCTTCGGCTAAACTCTCGACTCCAGAAAGAGGTGGGCGCCCCGCcacagcagagcagagcagcagtCGGTTCACAACGGTTCCTGCGGCTACAGCTGCCTCGTCTTCCTCTGGAAAAGCTCCCCCGTCCTCAGCGAGCCATGCACAAACAGCCCCGACCGCTTCTGCCACGTCTACTGCGCCGAGCTTTACTAGTACTGTCCCCTCCTCCAGGCATGACGGCCCCCGAACATCTCCCACGTTTTCCACCACGAGCAAACGGCCTTCCACACGCATCACCACCCATCATCACGCTACCAGTGACCTTCAGCTGACTAGCAGCCCCACAGCTGCCACAAACAGCACACAAAGCAGCAGACAGGATGCCAACAACACGCAGGTTGGCGGCGATGGCCAGAAGGTCGGCGGAGAGGACGCCGTAGCCGCGTTCGGACCCGGCTGGCACATGGCGGCCCACACCTTACTGGTGGCAGTGGCCATCTGTGCCACAGTgctgctgagctgctgctgcttggtcATGCTGCTGGTGAGCTGGAGGGGTCAGAGGAAGAGGATGGGCCGCTACCGTACGTCATGCCGGGGGAAATCCGGCTCCATGCGTTTGATCAAGTACGTGCTGGTCAGAGAGAACTGCTGA
- the mrps35 gene encoding small ribosomal subunit protein mS35 — translation MASLGSKVFLCVGRTNVSRFGLKESANRLAYSTLAPVNSHPGNKGFPDKNGRGPFRRKPRRDPGEPRTEKMAVDQDWLAVYPSATPFRPNSIPLPVRMGYPVRGGIPPEKKGNLELIKIPNFLHLTPAAIKKHCEALKPFCTEWPSALDTDAKCDMDFPVKVESTDYMSAGQSLRNPSARIVHLKVKLSSLNLDDHARKKMLKLVGERYCKDTDILTITTDSCPLRQQNYDYAMYLLTVLFHESWKFEPWEAEKSVADREEYIWEDSPSQKNILDVLLRMKVAGEGDDQEARDQLLERREVQEYKDSVVRLKNEGESESTMLQYKEAVKKVLSL, via the exons atggcgtCTCTCGGCAGTAAGGTGTTTCTGTGTGTAGGTCGAACAAATGTTTCTCGTTTTGGACTTAAAGAATCAGCAAACAGACTCGCATACTCCACTTTGGCGCCTGTAAATTCCCACCCTGGAAATAAAG GCTTTCCAGATAAAAATGGTAGAGGACCCTTCCGGAGAAAACCCAGAAGAGAC CCAGGGGAGCCGAGGACAGAAAAGATGGCAGTGGATCAGGACTGGCTTGCAGTTTATCCATCTGCGACCCCCTTCAGGCCCAACTCCATCCCCCTGCCTGTGAGGATGGGCTATCCTGTGAGAGGAGGCATCCCCCCAGAAAAGAAGGGCAACTTGGAGCTAATTAAG ATACCAAACTTTCTGCACTTGACACCGGCAGCCATCAAGAAGCACTGTGAAGCTCTAAAAC CTTTCTGTACAGAGTGGCCCTCAGCCTTGGACACCGATGCCAAATGTGACATGGACTTTCCCGTTAAAGTCGAGAGCACGGACTACATGTCTGCAGGCCAGTCCCTCAGAAACCCTTCAGCTCGTATTGTTCACCTCAAA GTCAAGCTGTCAAGTTTGAACCTGGATGACCACGCACGGAAGAAAATGCTCAAACTTGTTGGTGAGAGATACTGCAAAGACACGGATATCCTCACCATCACGACAGACAG CTGCCCTCTGAGGCAGCAGAACTACGACTACGCCATGTACCTGCTTACCGTTCTCTTCCACGAGTCTTGG AAATTCGAGCCATGGGAGGCTGAGAAGTCCGTGGCGGACAGGGAGGAGTACATCTGGGAGGACAGCCCGTCCCAAAAGAACATTCTGGACGTGCTGCTGAGAATGAAAGTGGCCGGAGAGGGAGATGACCAGGAAGCAAGGGATCAACTGCTGGAAAGGCGGGAGGTGCAGGAGTATAAGGACTCGGTCGTGAGGCTgaagaatgaaggagagagcGAGAGCACCATGCTGCAGTACAAAGAAGCTGTGAAGAAAGTGCTCAGTCTGTAA